In Nocardioides nitrophenolicus, the genomic window CGAACGCCTGGCTGCGGCTGTGCCGCACGGTCGCCGTCGGCGACCGGGAGACCGAGGACCCGGTCGAGGGCGTGGCGCTGGCGCGCTTCGCCGCGACCGTGTGGACCGCGCCGCTGCTGCTGGCCCCGCCGCTGTTCTCCCGCGACGGCTGGTCCTACGCCGCCCAGGGCAAGCTCGCCGAGGTGGGCCTCTCGCCGTACGTCGTGGGGCCGGGTGCGCTGGCCCCCGACACCTTCCTGCCGCTGCCGGGCTGGATCACCGGACCGCCCATCGTGCAGGCCGTGGACCCGCTGTGGTGGGACACCGCGACGCCGTACGGACCGGTGCCGGTGTTCCTCGGGGCGCTCGTCGCGCACATCACCGGCAACCCGTGGATCCTGGTGATCGCCCATCGCGGCTTCGCGCTGGTCGGGCTGGTGCTGCTGGCGTGGGCGGTGCCGCGGCTCGCGGCCTGGGGAGGCGCGAACCCGGCGGTCGCCACCGCGCTGGTGATCGTCTCGCCGCTGATGATGGCCAACGGCGTCGCCGGGCTGCACAACGACCTGCTCATGGTCGGGCTGATGGCCGCCGCGCTCGTGGTGGCCGTCGACCGCGGCTGGGTGTGGGGCGCCGCCGTCGCCGGCCTGGCCGCCGGCGTCAAGGTGCCCGGCGGCCTGGTGGCGGTGGGGATCGTGCTGGTCTCCCTGCCCGCCGCGGCGGGCCTGGGCGCGCGGCTGCGCCGGCTGGGCGCCGCCGGCGCGGTGTCGGTCGGCACCCTGGTCGGGGTCGGCGTCCTCACCGGGATCGGCAACGGCTGGCTGCGCGCACTCACCGTCCCCGGCGAGGTCAACACCCCGCTCTCGGCCACCACCCTGGTCGGAGGCGTCCTCGACTGGTTGGCCCTCCACCTCGGCCTCGGCACCGAGCCCGCGCTCTTCCGCGACCTGGTCCGCGGCCTGGGCCTGCTCGCCTCGCTCCTCGTCGGCGGATGGGTCGCGCTGCGCTGGGAGACGGGCTCCCGGCGTACGGCGATCGCGGCCGTCGCCACCGTCGGCGCCGCCTTCGTGCTGCTCTCGCCGGTGGTGCACCTGTGGTACTTCCTGATGCTCCCGCCGTTCCTCGCCGCCCAGCGCCTGCCACGCCACGCCACCGGCGCCTTCGTC contains:
- the mptB gene encoding polyprenol phosphomannose-dependent alpha 1,6 mannosyltransferase MptB, yielding MIARGTLGSLLVLLGGLVTATLPASTPVLRLGALGALRAHEVGRMTGLVVVLVGLGLLANAWLRLCRTVAVGDRETEDPVEGVALARFAATVWTAPLLLAPPLFSRDGWSYAAQGKLAEVGLSPYVVGPGALAPDTFLPLPGWITGPPIVQAVDPLWWDTATPYGPVPVFLGALVAHITGNPWILVIAHRGFALVGLVLLAWAVPRLAAWGGANPAVATALVIVSPLMMANGVAGLHNDLLMVGLMAAALVVAVDRGWVWGAAVAGLAAGVKVPGGLVAVGIVLVSLPAAAGLGARLRRLGAAGAVSVGTLVGVGVLTGIGNGWLRALTVPGEVNTPLSATTLVGGVLDWLALHLGLGTEPALFRDLVRGLGLLASLLVGGWVALRWETGSRRTAIAAVATVGAAFVLLSPVVHLWYFLMLPPFLAAQRLPRHATGAFVAVSVLLGLVAPLDSSLHGAYYAIVIGCMTVALLMPVLLLTPPARERLARIVAPLAPPLATRGYGTRTGSTTPG